A window from Lactiplantibacillus pentosus encodes these proteins:
- a CDS encoding MFS transporter codes for MQQTRSFKQLWSSFLISEMGDWLLKIALPLAIYNQTGSATQMATVYGISFLPWIFFSLFGGIMADRYNKKLILILGNLVSGILVLILAILLSTETTQIGLIYLIVFFQSSVDPLIHPSFQSILPSIVKDNQIVAANTSIQLVDNTLNLLGPLVGGSLAVILNPNLSIVIDAVSFLIAGLLLTLISYQHIETAVKHHTIFNDIKTGFHYSYQNKIVWNGALLFLCTNFATNMFEANFMYFITGTLKYSALFAGITMAISGIGAVLGGLIAPILNNHYSSGKIITSTTILAGLGLVAMFQATNFIYIGIAYGVSNLCSNINVITYFSLRQRVVPEVILGRVVSVTRMISYIAMPLGSFFGGYLIGHHISLYVIILIAGILRTLVGLYARSTPLGRSNGEESVVSIEAEKV; via the coding sequence ATGCAGCAAACACGGTCGTTTAAGCAGCTATGGTCAAGTTTCTTGATTTCTGAAATGGGTGATTGGTTACTAAAAATCGCTTTACCACTCGCAATATACAATCAGACCGGGTCCGCAACTCAAATGGCTACCGTATATGGCATTTCTTTTCTGCCTTGGATTTTCTTTTCGCTATTCGGTGGAATTATGGCTGATAGGTACAACAAAAAATTAATTTTAATATTAGGTAATCTGGTATCAGGCATCCTAGTTTTGATACTAGCAATATTACTAAGCACGGAAACTACTCAAATAGGTTTAATCTATTTAATTGTTTTCTTTCAATCATCAGTTGATCCACTAATTCATCCATCATTTCAAAGTATCTTACCCAGTATTGTAAAGGATAATCAAATTGTCGCGGCCAACACATCCATTCAATTAGTCGACAATACGCTCAATTTATTGGGGCCATTAGTTGGTGGTAGTTTAGCTGTCATCTTAAACCCGAATCTATCAATCGTTATTGATGCTGTTTCCTTTTTAATTGCTGGATTACTATTAACGCTTATTTCGTATCAACATATTGAGACAGCTGTAAAGCATCACACTATTTTTAATGATATAAAAACTGGCTTTCACTATTCATATCAGAATAAAATTGTTTGGAACGGTGCCCTATTATTTTTATGTACTAACTTTGCGACGAACATGTTCGAAGCTAATTTTATGTACTTTATTACCGGAACGCTAAAATACTCGGCTTTATTTGCTGGGATTACGATGGCAATTTCTGGCATCGGCGCCGTTTTGGGTGGATTAATAGCGCCAATTTTAAACAATCATTATTCTTCTGGTAAGATAATTACTAGCACTACGATTTTAGCCGGCCTGGGTTTAGTTGCGATGTTCCAAGCAACTAACTTTATTTATATTGGCATTGCCTATGGTGTTTCAAATTTATGCAGTAACATCAACGTTATTACATACTTTTCTTTACGACAACGGGTTGTTCCAGAAGTAATACTGGGACGGGTTGTTAGCGTAACCAGAATGATTTCTTATATTGCCATGCCCTTAGGTTCATTCTTTGGCGGCTATTTGATTGGACATCACATTTCTCTCTACGTCATTATTTTAATCGCTGGGATCTTAAGAACTTTAGTTGGGCTATATGCTCGTAGTACACCACTGGGACGCTCAAACGGTGAAGAATCAGTAGTATCAATAGAGGCAGAAAAAGTTTAA